In Fodinibius saliphilus, a genomic segment contains:
- a CDS encoding zinc ribbon domain-containing protein, whose translation MRHQNWQCPKCKNREFETGEVSGTGGFFSKFFNIQTQSFTTITCTKCTYTEMYKGETSTLSNILDFFGN comes from the coding sequence ATGCGACATCAGAACTGGCAGTGTCCAAAGTGCAAAAACAGGGAATTTGAAACAGGAGAGGTTTCCGGGACGGGTGGTTTCTTTTCCAAATTTTTCAATATCCAAACCCAATCTTTTACCACTATTACCTGTACAAAGTGTACCTACACGGAAATGTACAAAGGAGAAACCAGTACACTCAGTAACATCTTGGATTTCTTCGGTAACTAA